One genomic region from Microcystis panniformis FACHB-1757 encodes:
- a CDS encoding DUF29 domain-containing protein — MSFIDHLITAMDKTLYEQDYYLWIEKTISLLENHQFSDLDLDNLIEEIKSMGIKEKHTLTSLLTRIIQHLLQLAYWQSESQYNANHWQGEITIFRIDLWEVLDDNPSLKSYLENSFDKCYQSALRILARKMGVKINTLPREKILTLAQALDDDWFPEYEDNNN, encoded by the coding sequence ATGAGTTTTATTGATCACCTAATCACAGCTATGGATAAGACTTTATACGAACAGGATTACTATCTCTGGATAGAGAAAACCATATCTTTACTAGAAAATCATCAATTTTCCGATTTAGATTTAGATAATCTCATCGAGGAGATTAAAAGTATGGGTATCAAGGAAAAACATACCTTAACAAGTTTATTGACTAGAATAATCCAACATTTGCTGCAACTCGCTTATTGGCAATCGGAAAGCCAATATAATGCTAATCACTGGCAAGGAGAAATTACTATTTTTAGAATTGATTTATGGGAAGTTCTTGATGATAATCCAAGTTTAAAGTCCTATCTAGAGAATAGTTTTGATAAATGTTATCAGTCAGCCCTTCGTATCCTAGCTAGAAAAATGGGAGTAAAAATCAATACTTTGCCCAGGGAAAAAATTCTCACTCTTGCCCAAGCTTTGGATGATGATTGGTTTCCTGAATATGAGGATAATAATAATTGA
- a CDS encoding DUF29 domain-containing protein has translation METNLYEQDYYLWLEKTISLLENRQFSELDLENLIEEIKDMSRRERQQLESLLTKLLEHLLKLTYWQSKRDYNKNKWRREILNFRIQIKRIISNKKDGTYNTNLASYLTEILEQCYEDACHLFVEGSGIDKRLLSATPIGSIDQILDENWFPEFLGED, from the coding sequence ATGGAAACGAACTTATACGAACAGGATTACTATCTTTGGTTAGAGAAAACCATATCTTTACTAGAAAATCGCCAGTTTTCTGAGTTGGATTTAGAAAATTTAATTGAAGAAATCAAAGATATGTCCAGAAGAGAACGTCAGCAGTTAGAGAGTTTACTAACTAAACTCTTGGAACATTTACTTAAATTAACTTATTGGCAATCTAAGCGCGATTACAATAAAAACAAGTGGCGACGGGAGATTTTAAATTTTCGCATTCAAATAAAAAGAATTATTAGCAACAAAAAGGATGGAACTTATAATACAAACTTAGCATCTTACCTCACCGAGATTCTTGAGCAATGTTATGAGGATGCTTGCCATCTATTCGTCGAAGGTTCTGGCATCGATAAAAGACTTTTAAGTGCTACACCTATTGGATCAATTGACCAAATTTTAGATGAAAATTGGTTTCCTGAGTTTCTCGGAGAGGATTAA
- a CDS encoding DUF29 domain-containing protein, whose protein sequence is MKSDLYEQDYYLWIEETRSLLENHQFSDLDLDNLIEEISDMGKSQRQSLKSYLTRLLEHLLKLVYWQSELEYNQRGWKNEIRNFRLQIKQIIEDSPSLKPYLSEIFSSCYQNARKLFLDLSGMAENLVSLAPICTIEQALNEDWFPEISK, encoded by the coding sequence ATGAAGAGTGATTTATACGAACAGGATTACTATCTCTGGATAGAGGAAACCAGATCTTTACTAGAAAATCATCAGTTTTCTGATTTGGATTTAGATAATCTCATCGAGGAGATTAGCGACATGGGCAAAAGTCAACGACAAAGCTTAAAGAGTTATTTAACTCGGTTATTAGAACATTTGCTAAAACTGGTTTACTGGCAGTCGGAATTAGAATATAATCAAAGAGGATGGAAAAATGAAATCCGTAACTTTCGCCTACAAATTAAACAAATTATTGAAGACAGTCCCAGTTTAAAGCCCTATCTATCGGAAATTTTCTCGTCCTGTTATCAAAATGCCCGTAAATTGTTTCTGGATTTATCTGGAATGGCTGAAAATTTGGTCAGTTTAGCTCCAATTTGCACTATAGAACAGGCGTTAAATGAAGATTGGTTTCCTGAAATATCAAAATAA
- a CDS encoding DUF29 domain-containing protein codes for MERNLYEKDYYLWLEKTISLLENHQFSDLDLENLIEEISSMGKSEKRSLESYLTRLLEHLLKLVYWQSELEYNQRGWKNEIRNFRRAIKRIIADSPSLQPYLIEIFDNSFQEARISFIELSGMAENLVSLAPICTIEQALNEDWFPEISK; via the coding sequence ATGGAAAGGAACTTATACGAAAAAGATTACTATCTCTGGTTAGAGAAAACCATATCTTTACTAGAAAATCATCAGTTTTCTGATTTAGATTTAGAGAATTTAATTGAAGAAATTAGCAGCATGGGTAAAAGCGAGAAACGAAGTTTAGAAAGTTATTTAACTCGCTTATTAGAACATTTGCTAAAACTGGTTTACTGGCAATCGGAATTAGAATATAATCAAAGAGGATGGAAAAATGAAATCAGGAATTTCCGTCGTGCCATAAAAAGAATTATTGCCGATAGTCCTAGTTTACAGCCTTATCTGATTGAAATTTTTGATAACTCTTTTCAAGAAGCTCGTATTTCTTTTATCGAATTATCGGGAATGGCTGAAAATTTGGTCAGTTTAGCTCCAATTTGCACTATAGAACAAGCTTTAAATGAGGATTGGTTTCCTGAAATATCAAAATAA
- a CDS encoding DUF29 domain-containing protein, protein MEKNLYEKDYYLWLEKTINLLENNQFSDLDLENLIDEIKSMSINQQKALKSNLTVILWHLLKYLQEPEKQTRSWALTLFEHRERIEEDLENSPSLKSFLTEEDLKKCYNKARKKAAIETGINLEKFPKNCPFTLAEALDFEFIPNQNI, encoded by the coding sequence ATGGAAAAGAACTTATACGAAAAAGACTACTATCTCTGGCTAGAGAAAACCATTAATTTACTGGAAAATAATCAGTTTTCTGATTTAGATTTAGAAAATTTAATTGACGAAATAAAATCTATGTCTATCAATCAACAGAAAGCATTAAAAAGCAATCTGACTGTGATTTTATGGCATTTACTAAAATACTTACAAGAGCCAGAAAAACAAACCAGAAGCTGGGCATTAACCCTTTTTGAGCATCGAGAGAGAATCGAAGAAGATTTAGAAAATAGCCCTAGTCTTAAGAGTTTTTTAACAGAAGAAGATTTAAAAAAATGCTATAATAAAGCCAGAAAAAAAGCCGCTATTGAAACAGGGATAAACCTAGAGAAATTCCCGAAGAATTGCCCATTTACTTTGGCAGAAGCCCTAGATTTTGAATTTATCCCTAATCAAAACATTTGA
- a CDS encoding plasma-membrane proton-efflux P-type ATPase produces MTNTTDKPTNDLSKISMRDLMIQLKTSPDGLTTSEAKNRLNSDGYNEIAEKKVSPLIKFLSYFWNPFSWMIEAAVIFSAIVGDWVDFVIIAILLVANGLIGYFEEKTAGDAVAALKAQLALNADAKRDGKFVSVPARELVPGDVIRIKIGDVLPADARLLPGDPVKIDQAALTGESLPVDRSSGEQVYSGSVVKKGQAEAIVNGTGSNTFFGRTAKLVASTENVSHFQKSVLKIGDFLIVIALILIAIIVVYRLYNGIVDKQGVEVIRLLKFCLVLTIASVPVALPTVLSVSMSVGAKALADKNAVVTRLAAIEELAGMNMLCSDKTGTLTLNQLSLGDPYTLPGISADDLILTASLASQTSDDDPIDKTILAGLKDATVLDRYQVTHFTPFDPVAKRTEADITTADGETFKTSKGAPQVMLDLAYNKEEIEGTVNQIIEDYAKKGYRALGVAKTNPQGQWQFLGIISLFDPPRVDSQLTLQTALKLGVPVKMITGDQVLIAKETARQLGLGNNILDAKIFREVPPNQLGTLVDILTAVNGR; encoded by the coding sequence ATGACCAATACTACCGATAAACCGACCAACGATCTCTCAAAAATCTCCATGCGAGATTTAATGATCCAACTGAAAACATCTCCCGATGGTCTCACCACCAGTGAAGCAAAAAATCGCCTCAATAGCGACGGTTATAACGAGATTGCCGAGAAAAAAGTCAGCCCCCTGATCAAATTCCTTTCCTACTTTTGGAATCCCTTTTCCTGGATGATTGAAGCGGCGGTAATTTTTTCCGCTATCGTCGGTGATTGGGTGGACTTCGTGATTATCGCCATTCTACTGGTGGCTAACGGTTTGATCGGCTACTTCGAGGAAAAAACCGCCGGGGATGCGGTGGCTGCCTTGAAAGCGCAACTCGCCCTCAATGCCGATGCCAAAAGAGACGGCAAATTTGTTTCCGTCCCCGCTAGGGAATTAGTACCCGGAGACGTGATCCGGATCAAGATCGGCGATGTGCTGCCGGCCGATGCCCGACTGCTGCCGGGGGATCCCGTCAAAATCGACCAAGCTGCCCTAACGGGGGAATCCTTACCCGTGGATCGCAGTTCTGGCGAACAAGTGTACTCAGGTTCAGTGGTGAAAAAAGGTCAAGCTGAGGCCATAGTTAACGGGACCGGCAGTAATACCTTTTTCGGTCGTACCGCTAAACTGGTAGCCAGTACCGAAAACGTCAGCCATTTCCAGAAATCAGTCCTCAAAATCGGTGACTTTCTCATCGTCATTGCCCTGATTTTAATCGCTATTATCGTTGTTTACCGTCTTTATAACGGTATTGTCGATAAACAGGGCGTAGAAGTGATCCGCTTGCTGAAATTCTGTCTCGTTCTCACCATTGCTTCTGTTCCCGTCGCCTTGCCCACAGTTCTCTCCGTCAGTATGTCGGTAGGGGCAAAGGCACTAGCGGATAAAAACGCCGTGGTGACACGCTTGGCGGCGATCGAGGAACTAGCGGGCATGAATATGCTCTGTTCCGATAAAACCGGCACTCTCACCCTTAATCAGCTTAGTTTAGGCGATCCCTACACCCTGCCGGGGATCAGCGCCGACGATCTAATTCTCACCGCTTCCCTCGCTTCCCAAACTAGCGATGACGATCCGATCGATAAAACTATTCTCGCCGGTTTAAAAGATGCCACGGTACTCGATCGCTATCAAGTCACCCACTTTACCCCCTTCGATCCCGTCGCTAAACGCACCGAAGCCGATATTACCACCGCCGATGGTGAGACTTTTAAAACCAGTAAGGGCGCACCGCAGGTAATGCTCGATCTAGCCTACAATAAAGAGGAAATCGAAGGGACGGTGAATCAAATCATCGAAGATTACGCCAAAAAAGGCTATCGCGCCCTAGGAGTGGCAAAAACCAACCCCCAAGGTCAATGGCAATTCTTGGGCATTATTTCCCTATTCGATCCACCACGGGTTGATTCCCAATTAACCCTACAAACCGCCCTAAAATTAGGGGTTCCCGTCAAGATGATCACGGGGGATCAGGTGTTAATCGCTAAGGAAACCGCCCGACAATTGGGTTTAGGTAACAATATCCTCGATGCCAAAATTTTTCGGGAAGTCCCCCCCAATCAGCTAGGAACCCTCGTTGACATCCTCACCGCCGTGAACGGACGGTGA